Proteins found in one Falsirhodobacter algicola genomic segment:
- the choV gene encoding choline ABC transporter ATP-binding protein: MTAVEFDNVSIVFGDAPASALPLMDAGRSRTEVQEATGQILGVHDCSLRVEEGEILVLMGLSGSGKSTLLRGVNGLNPVVRGEVRVHDGTRMMSVTHASARDLRRLRLSRVAMVFQGFGLLPWRTVRENVGLGLELAGISARERRERVDAQLDLVHLSQWADRRVGDLSGGMQQRVGLARAFVTEAPILLMDEPFSALDPLIRNRLQDELLGLQAKLKRTIIFVSHDLDEAFKIGNRIALMDGGRIVQCGTARDIITDPASEYVADFVAHMNPLSILKARDVMVPGPTAAPLAVEAETPVREVMARLKDGATEIAVTEGGRPIGTIHAASVMGRLLDPRG, encoded by the coding sequence ATGACCGCCGTGGAATTCGACAATGTCTCCATCGTGTTCGGGGATGCCCCGGCCAGCGCCCTGCCCCTGATGGATGCCGGCCGCAGCCGCACCGAGGTGCAGGAGGCGACGGGCCAGATCCTCGGCGTGCACGACTGCTCGCTTCGGGTCGAGGAGGGGGAGATCCTCGTGCTGATGGGCCTCTCGGGGTCGGGCAAATCCACGCTGCTGCGCGGGGTGAACGGCCTCAACCCCGTGGTGCGGGGCGAGGTGCGGGTGCATGACGGCACGCGCATGATGTCGGTCACCCATGCCTCGGCGCGCGATCTGCGCCGCCTGCGGCTGTCGCGGGTGGCGATGGTGTTTCAGGGCTTCGGCCTGCTGCCATGGCGCACGGTGCGCGAGAATGTGGGCCTCGGCCTCGAACTCGCGGGCATTTCGGCGCGCGAACGGCGCGAGCGGGTGGATGCGCAGCTCGATCTGGTGCACCTGTCGCAATGGGCCGACCGGCGCGTCGGCGATCTGTCGGGCGGGATGCAGCAGCGCGTCGGCCTTGCCCGCGCCTTCGTCACCGAGGCGCCGATCCTGCTGATGGACGAGCCGTTCTCCGCGCTCGATCCGCTGATCCGCAACCGCCTTCAGGACGAGCTTCTGGGCCTTCAAGCCAAGCTGAAGCGCACGATCATCTTCGTCAGCCACGACCTCGACGAGGCGTTCAAGATCGGTAACCGCATCGCGTTGATGGATGGCGGGCGGATCGTGCAATGCGGCACCGCGCGCGACATCATCACCGACCCCGCATCCGAATATGTGGCCGATTTCGTGGCCCATATGAATCCGCTGTCGATCCTGAAGGCGCGCGATGTGATGGTCCCCGGCCCCACCGCCGCCCCCCTTGCGGTGGAGGCGGAGACGCCGGTGAGGGAGGTGATGGCCCGCCTGAAGGATGGCGCGACCGAGATCGCCGTGACCGAAGGCGGCCGGCCGATCGGCACGATCCATGCCGCCAGCGTCATGGGCCGCCTGCTCGACCCGCGCGGCTGA
- the choW gene encoding choline ABC transporter permease subunit gives MIDWLTDYKIPVGRWAKMVFDWLNANGGPVFDVISDVMDTLIEAVLFVLQGAHPLIVVAAFVALTWALQRNWKTCLLVLAGFLFIINQGYWEPTTESLALIIIACATTMIIGVPIGIAAAHRPRLLQTITPFLDLMQTLPTFVYLIPAIVFFGLGMVPGLLATVIFVLPAPIRLTALGIGSTPAALTEAAESFGATPRQKLWKVELPWALPQIMAGLTQAIMLSLSMVVIAALVGANGLGVPVVRALNTVNTALGFESGFIIVVVAILLDRMLKVTRT, from the coding sequence ATGATCGACTGGCTGACGGACTACAAGATCCCGGTGGGACGATGGGCGAAGATGGTCTTCGATTGGCTGAACGCCAATGGCGGGCCGGTCTTCGACGTCATCTCGGACGTGATGGACACCCTGATCGAGGCGGTGCTGTTCGTCCTGCAGGGGGCGCATCCGCTGATCGTCGTGGCCGCCTTCGTCGCGCTGACATGGGCGTTGCAGCGCAACTGGAAGACCTGCCTTCTGGTGCTGGCGGGCTTCTTGTTCATCATCAACCAAGGCTATTGGGAACCGACGACCGAAAGCCTCGCGCTCATCATCATCGCCTGCGCGACGACCATGATCATCGGCGTGCCGATCGGCATCGCCGCCGCGCATCGCCCGCGCCTTCTGCAGACGATCACGCCCTTTCTGGACCTGATGCAGACGCTGCCGACCTTCGTCTATCTGATCCCGGCGATCGTGTTCTTCGGCCTTGGGATGGTGCCGGGCCTTCTGGCGACGGTGATCTTCGTGCTGCCCGCCCCGATCCGGCTGACGGCGCTCGGCATCGGCTCCACCCCGGCCGCGCTGACGGAAGCGGCCGAGAGTTTCGGCGCCACCCCCCGTCAGAAGCTGTGGAAGGTGGAACTGCCCTGGGCGCTGCCGCAGATCATGGCTGGTCTGACGCAGGCGATCATGCTGTCGCTGTCGATGGTCGTCATCGCGGCGCTGGTGGGCGCCAACGGGCTGGGCGTGCCGGTGGTGCGCGCGCTGAACACCGTGAACACTGCGCTCGGCTTCGAATCGGGCTTCATCATCGTCGTCGTGGCGATCCTGCTGGACCGCATGCTGAAGGTGACGCGCACATGA
- the choX gene encoding choline ABC transporter substrate-binding protein, translating to MKTLAPTLVAAIAAAAIAGPAAAQSQCDTVRMSDVGWTDITSTTTLTRQILEALGYDVNVDVIGVPVTFASLSAGDIDVFLGNWMPSQEAALQPYLDDGSIETLAVNLEGTKYNIAVPSYLAAEGLTSYEDLPRFADELDHKIYGIEPGNEGNEYLIGLTEAGGPLEGWQIVQSSEQGMLAQVSRLYPRQEPVVFLAWAPHPMNASFDLTYLQGGEEFFGSEGVVNTIARKGFAEECPNVARLLTQQRFTLPMENEMMGLILDDGMTADAAVKQWVAAHPDVIAPWLDGVTTVDGAEGLPAVRKALGL from the coding sequence ATGAAAACCCTCGCCCCTACCCTTGTCGCCGCCATCGCCGCGGCCGCCATCGCCGGCCCCGCCGCCGCCCAATCGCAATGCGATACGGTCCGCATGTCCGATGTCGGCTGGACCGACATCACCTCCACCACGACGCTGACGCGCCAGATCCTCGAGGCGCTGGGCTATGACGTGAACGTGGACGTGATCGGCGTTCCCGTCACCTTCGCCTCGCTGAGCGCGGGTGACATCGACGTGTTCCTCGGCAACTGGATGCCCTCGCAGGAGGCCGCGTTGCAGCCCTATCTCGATGACGGGTCCATCGAAACGCTGGCGGTCAACCTCGAGGGGACGAAGTACAACATCGCCGTGCCGAGCTATCTCGCCGCCGAGGGGCTGACGAGCTACGAGGATCTGCCGCGCTTCGCCGACGAGCTGGATCACAAGATCTACGGGATCGAGCCAGGCAACGAGGGCAATGAATACCTGATCGGCCTGACCGAGGCGGGCGGCCCGCTGGAGGGGTGGCAGATCGTGCAATCCTCGGAGCAAGGGATGCTGGCGCAGGTCTCGCGCCTCTATCCGCGGCAGGAGCCTGTGGTCTTTCTGGCATGGGCGCCGCATCCGATGAATGCCAGCTTCGATCTGACCTATCTGCAAGGCGGCGAGGAGTTCTTCGGCAGCGAGGGCGTCGTGAACACCATCGCGCGCAAGGGCTTTGCCGAGGAATGCCCCAATGTCGCGCGCCTGCTGACCCAGCAGCGTTTCACCCTGCCAATGGAGAATGAGATGATGGGCCTCATCCTCGATGACGGGATGACCGCCGATGCCGCCGTGAAGCAGTGGGTCGCCGCCCATCCCGACGTGATCGCGCCGTGGCTGGACGGCGTGACCACCGTGGACGGGGCCGAGGGCCTGCCGGCGGTGCGCAAGGCGCTGGGTCTTTGA
- the betI gene encoding transcriptional regulator BetI, with product MPKMGMEPVRRAALIQATLDEIGRTGTLEVTVGQIARRAGVSPALAHHYFGGKEDLFLAAMRAVLVAYGAEVRSMLRGRHAPAERLSAILNASFSVNHFRPEIISVWLNFYVLAQTVPAAQRLLTIYQRRLHSNLVACLRPMAGARAPAIAASAGALIDGVYLRHALRDVIPDPAASVTMVFVLIESEIKGET from the coding sequence ATGCCGAAAATGGGTATGGAGCCTGTCCGCAGGGCGGCCTTGATCCAAGCGACGCTGGATGAGATCGGCCGCACGGGCACGCTGGAGGTGACGGTCGGGCAGATCGCGCGCCGGGCGGGCGTGTCCCCGGCGCTGGCGCATCATTATTTCGGCGGGAAGGAGGATCTGTTCCTTGCCGCCATGCGCGCCGTTCTGGTCGCCTATGGGGCCGAGGTGCGGTCCATGCTGCGCGGTCGCCATGCCCCGGCGGAACGGCTGTCGGCGATCCTGAACGCCTCCTTCTCCGTCAACCATTTCCGGCCCGAGATCATCAGCGTCTGGCTGAACTTCTATGTGCTGGCGCAGACGGTTCCGGCGGCGCAGCGGCTGCTGACGATCTATCAGCGGCGGCTGCATTCGAACCTCGTGGCTTGCCTGCGCCCCATGGCGGGCGCGCGTGCACCGGCCATCGCGGCCAGTGCCGGTGCCCTGATTGATGGCGTCTATCTGCGTCATGCGTTGCGCGATGTCATTCCGGACCCGGCTGCCAGCGTCACCATGGTGTTTGTTCTGATCGAGTCCGAAATCAAGGGAGAGACGTGA
- the betB gene encoding betaine-aldehyde dehydrogenase, translating to MKAQPTASHFIDGTWVEDAAGRAFDVVFPATGEVIARLHEATPAVIDRALAAAERAQRDWARLRPVERGRVLRRAADLIRARNADLSVLEVLDTGKPIQETEVADWPSGADALEYFAGLAPTVTGETVPLGADFAYSIREPLGVCVGIGAWNYPSQIACWKAAPALAMGNAMVFKPSEVTPLGALQLAAILTEAGAPPGLFNVVQGFGGVGAALVSDPRTAKVSLTGSVPTGRKVYAAAAEGIRHVTMELGGKSPLIVFEDADIDSAVGAAMLGNFYSSGQICSNGTRVFVHRAVKARFLEALKVRAEAIRLGDPLDPGTQMGPLVSAAQVAKVRAHVDLALREGARLVTGGAGEGMFVPPTVFAEVTDAMTLSREEVFGPVMAVLDFDDEAEVIARANATEYGLAAGVFTADLARAHRVVAQLQAGTCWINAYNLTPVESSFGGVKASGVGRENGRAAIEHYTQLKSVYVGMGPVDAPY from the coding sequence ATGAAAGCCCAACCGACCGCCAGTCATTTCATCGACGGAACGTGGGTGGAGGATGCCGCAGGGCGCGCCTTCGACGTCGTCTTTCCCGCGACGGGCGAGGTGATCGCCCGCCTGCACGAGGCCACCCCCGCCGTGATCGACCGCGCGCTGGCGGCGGCCGAGCGCGCGCAGCGGGACTGGGCGCGCCTGCGCCCGGTGGAGCGGGGGCGCGTTCTGCGCCGCGCCGCCGACCTCATCCGCGCGCGCAACGCCGATCTGTCGGTGCTGGAGGTGTTGGACACCGGCAAGCCCATTCAGGAGACGGAGGTGGCCGACTGGCCTTCGGGGGCGGATGCACTGGAATATTTCGCGGGCCTCGCCCCCACCGTCACCGGGGAAACCGTGCCGCTGGGCGCCGATTTCGCCTATTCCATCCGCGAGCCGCTGGGCGTCTGCGTCGGCATCGGGGCGTGGAACTATCCCAGCCAGATCGCCTGCTGGAAGGCCGCGCCCGCGCTCGCCATGGGCAATGCGATGGTCTTCAAACCGTCCGAGGTGACGCCCCTCGGCGCGCTGCAGCTGGCCGCGATCCTGACCGAGGCGGGGGCACCGCCCGGGCTTTTCAACGTGGTGCAGGGTTTCGGCGGCGTGGGCGCGGCGCTGGTGAGCGATCCGCGCACGGCCAAGGTGTCGCTGACGGGATCGGTGCCGACGGGGCGCAAGGTCTATGCCGCAGCGGCCGAAGGCATTCGCCACGTCACGATGGAACTGGGCGGGAAATCCCCCCTCATCGTGTTCGAGGATGCCGATATCGACAGCGCCGTGGGCGCGGCGATGCTGGGGAACTTCTATTCCTCGGGGCAGATCTGCTCGAACGGAACGCGCGTCTTCGTCCACCGCGCGGTGAAGGCGCGCTTCCTCGAGGCGCTGAAGGTGCGGGCCGAGGCGATCCGCTTGGGCGATCCGCTCGATCCCGGCACGCAGATGGGGCCGCTCGTCAGCGCGGCGCAGGTCGCCAAGGTGCGCGCGCATGTGGACCTCGCGCTGCGCGAGGGCGCGCGCCTCGTGACGGGCGGCGCGGGGGAGGGGATGTTCGTGCCCCCCACCGTCTTTGCCGAGGTGACGGACGCCATGACCCTGTCCCGCGAGGAAGTGTTCGGCCCGGTGATGGCCGTCCTTGATTTCGACGACGAGGCCGAGGTGATCGCCCGCGCGAACGCCACCGAATACGGGCTGGCGGCGGGGGTGTTCACCGCCGATCTGGCCCGCGCGCACCGCGTCGTGGCGCAGCTTCAGGCCGGAACCTGCTGGATCAACGCCTACAACCTGACGCCGGTCGAATCCTCGTTCGGCGGGGTGAAGGCGTCGGGGGTCGGGCGCGAGAACGGCCGCGCCGCGATCGAACATTACACCCAGCTGAAATCCGTCTATGTCGGGATGGGGCCGGTCGATGCACCCTACTGA
- the betA gene encoding choline dehydrogenase, which translates to MHPTDYVIVGAGSAGCAMAYRLAEAGRTVTVIEHGGSDRGPFIQMPGALSFPMNMPRYDWGFSSQPEPHLGGRRLVTPRGKVIGGSSSINGMVYVRGHARDYDHWAEAGAEGWSFADVLPYFQRMEQWHGPVPDDGWRGTDGPLHITRGPRRNPLFDAFIAAGQEAGYPRTEDYNGRQQEGFGPMEATIWKGRRWSAASAYLRPALRTGRVTLIRAMAQRVVMDGARATGVEVLRRGRVEVIPAAREVILAASSINTPKLLMLSGIGDGEALARHGIEVRADRPGVGANLQDHLEVYVQYAALQPNTLFRYWNLPGKLRVGLQWMSLHSGLGASNQFEACGFIRHAAGVEYPDIQYHFLPLAVRYDGRAAAEGHGFQVHVGPMRSRSRGTVTLADADPGSDPVIRFNYMSHPEDWAEFRACIRLTREIFAQEAMRPHVKHEIQPGAALQSDDAIDAFIREHAESAYHPCGTARMGRADDPMAVVDPECRVIGAEGLRVADSSIFPRTPNGNLNGPSIMVGERASDLILDRRLPPVHLTPWIHPDWAESQR; encoded by the coding sequence ATGCACCCTACTGATTACGTCATCGTCGGCGCGGGCAGCGCCGGTTGCGCCATGGCCTACCGGCTGGCCGAGGCGGGGCGGACCGTCACCGTGATCGAACATGGCGGCTCGGATCGCGGGCCGTTCATTCAGATGCCGGGGGCGCTGTCCTTTCCGATGAACATGCCCCGCTACGACTGGGGCTTCAGCAGTCAGCCCGAACCGCATCTGGGCGGGCGGCGGCTGGTGACGCCGCGGGGCAAGGTGATCGGCGGGTCGTCGTCGATCAACGGAATGGTCTATGTGCGCGGCCATGCGCGCGACTACGACCACTGGGCCGAGGCCGGGGCCGAGGGGTGGTCCTTTGCCGATGTGCTGCCCTATTTCCAGCGGATGGAGCAGTGGCACGGCCCGGTGCCCGATGACGGATGGCGCGGCACGGATGGCCCACTGCACATCACCCGTGGCCCGCGCCGCAATCCGCTGTTCGATGCCTTCATCGCGGCGGGGCAGGAGGCCGGCTATCCCCGGACCGAGGATTACAACGGCCGCCAGCAGGAAGGCTTTGGCCCGATGGAGGCGACGATCTGGAAGGGGCGGCGCTGGTCGGCCGCCAGCGCCTATCTGCGCCCCGCCTTGCGCACGGGCCGCGTCACGCTGATCCGGGCGATGGCGCAGCGCGTGGTGATGGACGGCGCCCGCGCCACCGGCGTGGAGGTCCTGCGCCGCGGCCGGGTGGAGGTGATCCCCGCCGCGCGCGAGGTGATCCTCGCGGCCTCGTCGATCAACACGCCGAAACTTCTGATGCTGTCGGGGATCGGGGATGGGGAGGCATTGGCCCGCCACGGGATCGAGGTCCGCGCCGACCGTCCGGGCGTGGGCGCGAACCTTCAGGATCATCTGGAGGTCTATGTCCAATACGCCGCGCTGCAGCCGAACACGCTGTTCCGGTATTGGAACCTGCCGGGCAAGCTGCGGGTGGGGCTGCAATGGATGTCGCTGCATAGCGGCCTCGGCGCGTCGAACCAGTTCGAGGCCTGCGGCTTCATCCGCCATGCCGCCGGGGTCGAATATCCCGACATCCAGTACCACTTCCTGCCGCTGGCCGTGCGCTACGATGGCCGCGCGGCGGCCGAGGGGCATGGTTTTCAGGTGCATGTTGGGCCGATGCGGTCGAGATCGCGCGGCACGGTGACGCTGGCCGATGCCGATCCCGGATCGGACCCGGTGATCCGCTTCAACTACATGTCCCATCCCGAGGATTGGGCCGAGTTCCGTGCCTGCATCCGCCTCACGCGCGAGATCTTCGCCCAAGAGGCCATGCGCCCGCATGTGAAGCACGAGATCCAGCCCGGCGCGGCCCTGCAATCGGACGATGCGATCGACGCCTTCATCCGGGAGCATGCCGAAAGCGCCTATCACCCCTGCGGCACGGCCCGGATGGGGCGCGCGGACGATCCGATGGCGGTGGTCGATCCCGAATGCCGGGTGATCGGCGCCGAGGGGCTGCGCGTGGCCGACAGCTCGATCTTTCCGCGCACCCCCAACGGCAATCTGAACGGGCCGAGCATCATGGTGGGGGAGCGGGCCTCGGATCTGATCCTTGACCGGCGCCTGCCTCCCGTGCATCTGACCCCGTGGATTCACCCCGATTGGGCGGAGAGCCAGCGCTGA
- a CDS encoding molecular chaperone DjiA has protein sequence MSIWSRITAALAALAHGEPLSEVFGRLRMPPERSVAFTIAVIGLGAKMAKADGEVSRSEVAAFRRIFAIPKGEEQNAARVFNLARQDVAGFDAYAQKIADMFRGDCEVLTDVLEGLFQIATADGTYSESEDLFLREVARIFGVGDRCFRLLRNRFAGPNGCDPYDVLGVEADAPLEQVRSAWKKAVRANHPDVLVARGVPHEAIRLAEERLIHINRAWDEINSRQAA, from the coding sequence ATGTCCATCTGGTCCCGCATCACCGCCGCCCTTGCGGCGCTTGCCCATGGCGAACCCTTGTCCGAGGTGTTCGGACGGCTGCGCATGCCTCCGGAACGTTCGGTCGCGTTCACCATCGCGGTGATCGGCCTTGGTGCCAAGATGGCCAAGGCCGATGGCGAGGTGTCGCGCAGCGAAGTCGCCGCCTTCCGCCGCATCTTCGCCATCCCCAAGGGGGAGGAGCAGAACGCCGCCCGCGTCTTCAACCTCGCCCGGCAGGACGTGGCGGGGTTCGACGCCTATGCCCAGAAGATCGCCGACATGTTCCGCGGCGATTGCGAGGTGCTGACCGATGTGCTGGAGGGGCTGTTCCAGATCGCCACCGCCGACGGCACCTATTCGGAATCCGAGGATCTGTTCCTGCGCGAAGTGGCCCGCATCTTCGGCGTGGGGGATCGGTGCTTCCGGCTGCTGCGCAACCGCTTCGCCGGGCCGAACGGCTGCGATCCCTATGACGTGCTGGGCGTCGAGGCCGATGCCCCGCTGGAGCAGGTCCGCAGCGCGTGGAAGAAGGCCGTGCGCGCCAACCATCCCGATGTGCTGGTGGCCCGCGGCGTCCCGCACGAGGCGATCCGTCTGGCCGAGGAGCGGCTGATCCACATCAACCGCGCCTGGGATGAGATCAACTCCCGTCAGGCCGCATGA
- a CDS encoding GNAT family N-acetyltransferase → MIRPATLADAPRIRTIWNVMITDTLANFSEVEKTPAEVEAAIRERHGQGFAFFVAEDAEDIMGFATYAQFRGGPGYRFTMENTVSLVPRAKGRGLGRALMGAVEDHAKARGVNSMIAGVSSANTEGIGFHAALGYEMAATIPRCGFKWGQWLDLLLMQKFL, encoded by the coding sequence ATGATCCGCCCCGCCACGCTGGCCGATGCCCCCCGGATCCGTACGATCTGGAACGTCATGATCACCGACACCCTCGCCAATTTCTCGGAGGTGGAGAAGACCCCGGCCGAGGTGGAGGCCGCGATCCGCGAACGGCACGGTCAGGGATTTGCCTTCTTCGTCGCCGAGGATGCCGAGGACATCATGGGTTTTGCCACCTATGCCCAGTTCCGCGGCGGCCCCGGATACCGCTTCACCATGGAAAACACGGTCAGCCTCGTGCCGCGCGCGAAGGGGCGCGGCCTTGGCCGGGCGCTGATGGGCGCGGTGGAGGATCATGCCAAGGCGCGGGGCGTGAACTCCATGATCGCGGGGGTCAGCTCGGCCAATACCGAAGGGATCGGCTTTCACGCCGCCCTCGGATACGAGATGGCCGCGACGATCCCGCGCTGCGGGTTCAAATGGGGCCAATGGCTCGATCTGCTTCTGATGCAGAAATTCCTCTGA
- a CDS encoding Ppx/GppA family phosphatase — MTRVTPTTAQEAALFGRPLFNDPSVRALRRVGVVDVGSNSVRMVVFDGAARSPAYFFNEKVMCGLGLGLAQTNRLNPKGRERALAALHRFAVLARGMGIKDMSVVATAAVREAEDGPEFHAQVEALTGLKLRVIDGDQEARLSAQGVLLGWPGAQGIVCDIGGNSMELARISTGEVGARGTTPLGPFRLQQVPGGVKERRAHIREVLEPLRDLIQPRRDRIFLVGGSWRVIARLDMERRHYPLTVLHEYRMQPADLLETLDWIGRSDLGELRSATGTSAERMDLVPYACEVLRELVEMFDPSEIDISSYGIREGLLYEQMPKRLRERDPLIEAARASEASSARMPGFGKTLFQFLLPIFEDAPADRLRLMKAACLLHDTTWRAHPDYRAELCFDNATRANLGGLDHPGRVFLGLALLHRYKNSRAGTRFERLFSLLDAEELRDAEVLGKAMRFGAMFAMDDLSQAGELSWKPRKRVLTLRLTTQGKALFGEVAQSRFKSLVNALQASSEIREP; from the coding sequence ATGACCCGTGTGACACCGACCACCGCCCAGGAGGCCGCCCTCTTCGGGCGCCCCCTGTTCAACGATCCCTCCGTGCGCGCGCTGCGCCGGGTCGGGGTGGTGGATGTCGGCTCCAACTCGGTGCGGATGGTCGTGTTCGACGGCGCGGCCCGCAGCCCGGCCTATTTCTTCAACGAAAAGGTCATGTGCGGTCTGGGCCTCGGTCTGGCGCAGACGAACCGGTTGAACCCCAAGGGGCGCGAACGGGCGCTGGCGGCGCTGCACCGCTTTGCCGTGCTGGCGCGCGGCATGGGCATCAAGGATATGAGCGTGGTCGCCACCGCCGCCGTCCGCGAGGCCGAGGACGGGCCGGAATTCCACGCGCAGGTGGAGGCGCTGACCGGGCTGAAGCTGCGGGTGATCGACGGCGATCAGGAGGCGCGCCTTTCGGCGCAGGGCGTGCTGTTGGGCTGGCCCGGCGCGCAGGGCATCGTCTGCGACATCGGCGGCAACTCGATGGAACTGGCGCGCATCAGCACCGGCGAGGTCGGCGCCCGCGGCACCACCCCGCTCGGCCCGTTCCGCCTGCAACAGGTGCCCGGCGGCGTGAAGGAACGCCGCGCCCATATCCGCGAGGTGCTGGAGCCGCTGCGCGATCTGATCCAGCCGCGCCGCGACCGCATCTTCCTCGTGGGCGGGTCGTGGCGGGTGATCGCGCGGCTGGACATGGAGCGGCGGCACTATCCCCTGACGGTGCTGCACGAATACCGCATGCAGCCCGCCGACCTCTTGGAGACGCTGGACTGGATCGGGCGTTCGGACCTTGGCGAATTGCGCTCGGCCACCGGCACATCGGCGGAGCGGATGGACCTCGTGCCCTATGCCTGCGAAGTGCTGCGCGAATTGGTGGAGATGTTCGATCCGTCCGAGATCGACATCTCCTCCTACGGGATCCGCGAGGGGCTGCTGTACGAACAGATGCCCAAACGCCTGCGCGAACGCGATCCGTTGATCGAGGCGGCCCGCGCCAGCGAGGCGAGTTCGGCCCGGATGCCCGGCTTCGGCAAGACGCTGTTCCAGTTCCTGCTGCCCATCTTCGAGGATGCGCCCGCCGACCGGCTGCGCCTGATGAAGGCCGCCTGCCTGCTGCACGATACGACATGGCGCGCCCATCCCGATTACCGGGCCGAGCTGTGTTTCGACAACGCGACGCGCGCCAACCTCGGCGGGCTGGACCATCCGGGGCGGGTCTTCCTTGGGCTGGCGCTGCTGCACCGCTACAAGAACAGCCGCGCGGGCACCCGGTTCGAACGGCTGTTCTCGCTGCTCGATGCCGAGGAGTTGCGCGATGCCGAGGTGCTGGGCAAGGCCATGCGCTTTGGCGCGATGTTCGCGATGGACGATCTGTCGCAGGCCGGAGAGCTGTCGTGGAAGCCGCGCAAGCGCGTGCTGACGCTGCGCCTGACGACGCAGGGCAAGGCCCTGTTCGGCGAGGTGGCGCAGTCGCGGTTCAAATCGCTGGTGAACGCGTTGCAGGCCAGTTCCGAAATCCGCGAGCCATGA